One stretch of Excalfactoria chinensis isolate bCotChi1 chromosome 2, bCotChi1.hap2, whole genome shotgun sequence DNA includes these proteins:
- the RNF152 gene encoding E3 ubiquitin-protein ligase RNF152: METLSQDSLLECQICFNYYSPRRRPKLLDCKHTCCSVCLQQMRTSQKDLRCPWCRGITKLPPGYSVSQLPDDPEVIAVIAIPHTSEHTPVFIKLPSNGCYMLPLPLSKERAMLPGDIGCRLLPGSQQKSLAVVTIPAEQQPLQGGLPAEAGAEEPDRRGVVKSSTWSGVCTVILVACVLVFLLGIVLHNMSCISKRFTVISCG; the protein is encoded by the coding sequence ATGGAGACGCTGTCCCAGGACTCCCTGCTGGAGTGCCAGATTTGCTTCAACTACTACAGCCCACGCCGACGGCCCAAGCTACTGGACTGCAAGCATACGTGCTGCTCGGTGTGCCTGCAGCAGATGAGGACCAGCCAGAAGGACCTGCGGTGTCCCTGGTGCCGTGGTATCACCAAGCTGCCACCAGGCTACTCCGTGTCACAGCTGCCCGATGACCCCGAGGTGATTGCTGTCATCGCCATCCCCCACACCTCTGAGCACACCCCTGTCTTCATCAAACTCCCCAGCAATGGGTGCTACATGCTGCCCCTGCCCCTCTCCAAGGAGAGGGCCATGCTGCCGGGAGACATTGGCTGCCGCCTCCTGCCTGGCAGCCAGCAGAAGTCCCTGGCAGTGGTGACGATCCCGGCCGAGCAGCAGCCGCTGCAGGGTGGCCTTCCCGCTGAGGCGGGTGCGGAGGAGCCTGACCGCAGAGGTGTGGTGAAGAGCTCCACCTGGTCAGGGGTTTGCACTGTGATCCTGGTGGCCTGCGTCTTGGTCTTTCTCCTGGGCATCGTCCTCCACAACATGTCGTGCATTTCCAAGCGCTTCACGGTGATCTCATGCGGCTGA